From the genome of Chionomys nivalis chromosome 19, mChiNiv1.1, whole genome shotgun sequence, one region includes:
- the Brd2 gene encoding bromodomain-containing protein 2 isoform X2, whose translation MDMGTIKRRLENNYYWAASECMQDFNTMFTNCYIYNKPTDDIVLMAQTLEKIFLQKVAAMPQEEQELVVTVPKNSHKKGAKLAALQGNITGAHQVPAVSSVSHTALYTPPPEIPTTVLNIPHPSVISAPLLKSLHSAGPPLLAVSAAPPAQPLAKKKGVKRKADTTTPTPTAILAPGSPASPPGGLEPKAARLPPMRRESGRPIKPPRKDLPDSQQQHQSSKKGKLSEQLKHCNGILKELLSKKHAAYAWPFYKPVDASALGLHDYHDIIKHPMDLSTVKRKMENRDYRDAQEFAADVRLMFSNCYKYNPPDHDVVAMARKLQDVFEFRYAKMPDEPLEPGPLPVSTALPPGLAKSSSESSSEESSSESSSEEEEEEDDEDEEEESESSDSEEERAHRLAELQEQLRAVHEQLAALSQGPISKPKRKREKKEKKKKRKAEKHRGRVGIDEDDKGSRAPRPLQPKKSKKAGGGSSAMLGHSGFGTSGGSSNKLPKKAQKTAPPVLPTGYDSEEEEESRPMSYDEKRQLSLDINKLPGEKLGRVVHIIQAREPSLRDSNPEEIEIDFETLKPSTLRELERYVLSCLRKKPRKPYTIKKPVGKTKEELALEKKRELEKRLQDVSGQLNSTKKPPKKASEKTESSSAQQVAVSRLSASSSSSDSSSSSSSSSSSDTSDSDTG comes from the exons ATGGACATGGGTACTATCAAGAGGAGACTTGAAAACAATTACTACTGGGCTGCCTCGGAGTGTATGCAGGACTTCAATACAATGTTTACCAACTGTTACATTTATAACAAG CCCACCGACGACATCGTCCTAATGGCACAGACACTGGAGAAAATCTTCCTACAGAAAGTGGCAGCTATGCCCCAAGAGGAACAAGAGCTTGTGGTGACCGTCCCTAAGAACAGTCATAAGAAGGGGGCCAAGTTAGCAG CACTGCAGGGCAATATTACCGGTGCCCATCAGGTGCCTGCCGTTTCTTCTGTGTCGCATACAGCCCTGTATACACCACCGCCTGAAATACCCACCACTGTCCTCAACATTCCCCACCCGTCAGTCATCTCTGCTCCCCTTCTGAAGTCCCTGCATTCTGCTGGACCCCCACTCCTTGCTGTATCAGCAGCTCCTCCAGCTCAGCCCCTTGCCAAG AAAAAAGGCGTTAAACGGAAAGCAGATACGACCACCCCTACACCTACAGCCATCCTGGCTCCTGGCTCCCCAGCTAGTCCTCCTGGGGGTCTTGAGCCAAAGGCAGCGCGGCTTCCTCCTATGCGTAGAGAGAGTGGCCGCCCAATCAAACCCCCACGAAAAGACTTGCCTGACTCGCAGCAGCAACACCAGAGCTCTAAGAAAGGAAAGCTGTCAGAACAGCTAAAGCACTGCAATGGCATTTTGAAGGAGTTGCTCTCAAAGAAGCATGCTGCCTATGCCTGGCCTTTCTATAAACCAGTGGACGCTTCTGCTCTTGGCCTTCATGATTACCATGACATCATTAAGCATCCCATGGACCTCAGCACTGTCAAG CGGAAGATGGAGAATCGCGATTACCGGGATGCACAGGAGTTCGCTGCTGATGTTCGGCTCATGTTCTCCAACTGCTATAAGTACAACCCTCCTGACCACGATGTTGTGGCCATGGCACGAAAGTTACAG GATGTGTTTGAGTTCCGCTATGCCAAGATGCCCGATGAGCCACTGGAACCAGGGCCTTTACCGGTCTCTACCGCCTTGCCTCCTGGGTTGGCCAAATCATCTTCAGAGTCTTCAAGTGAGGAAAGTAGCAGTGAGAGCTcctctgaggaagaggaggaagaggatgatgaagatgaggaagaggagagtgaGAGCTCAGACTCTGAGGAAGAAAGGGCTCATCGCCTGGCAGAGCTGCAGGAGCAG CTTCGGGCAGTACATGAACAACTGGCTGCCCTATCCCAAGGCCCAATATCTAAGCCCAAgcggaagagagagaaaaaggagaaaaagaagaaacggAAGGCAGAGAAACATCGGGGCCGAGTTGGGATTGATGAAGATGACAAGGGGTCTCGGGCACCTCGACCGCTTCAGCCCAAGAAATCTAAGAAAGCCGGGGGTGGCAGTTCTGCTATGCTAGGCCACTCTGGCTTTGGGACTTCTGGAGGAAGTAGCAACAA GTTGCCTAAAAAGGCCCAAAAGACAGCCCCACCTGTCCTGCCCACTGGTTATGattcagaggaggaagaagaaagcaggccCATGAGTTATGATGAAAAGAGGCAGTTAAGCCTGGATATCAACAAACTACCTGGGGAGAAGTTGGGTCGAGTTGTACATATCATCCAAGCCAGGGAACCCTCTTTACGTGATTCAAATCCAGAAGAAATCGAGATTGATTTTGAAACACTCAAGCCATCCACACTCAGAGAGCTTGAGCGATACGTTTTATCCTGCCTTCGGAAGAAACCCCGGAAGCCCTATA CTATTAAGAAACCTGTGGGAAAGACAAAGGAGGAGCTAGCTTTGGAGAAAAAGCGGGAACTAGAGAAGCGGTTGCAGGACGTCAGTGGACAGCTTAACTCCACCAAAAAACCTCCCAAGAAAG CGAGTGAGAAAACAGAGTCCTCATCTGCACAGCAGGTCGCAGTGTCCCGGCTCAGCGCTTCCAGCTCCAGCTCAGACTCCAGCTCCTCTTCTTCGTCGTCCTCGTCTTCAGACACCAGCGATTCAGACACGGGCTAA
- the Brd2 gene encoding bromodomain-containing protein 2 isoform X1 has protein sequence MLQNVTPHKLPGEGNAGLLGLGPEAAAPGKRIRKPSLLYEGFESPTMASVPALQLTPANPPPPEVSNPKKPGRVTNQLQYLHKVVMKALWKHQFAWPFRQPVDAVKLGLPDYHKIIKQPMDMGTIKRRLENNYYWAASECMQDFNTMFTNCYIYNKPTDDIVLMAQTLEKIFLQKVAAMPQEEQELVVTVPKNSHKKGAKLAALQGNITGAHQVPAVSSVSHTALYTPPPEIPTTVLNIPHPSVISAPLLKSLHSAGPPLLAVSAAPPAQPLAKKKGVKRKADTTTPTPTAILAPGSPASPPGGLEPKAARLPPMRRESGRPIKPPRKDLPDSQQQHQSSKKGKLSEQLKHCNGILKELLSKKHAAYAWPFYKPVDASALGLHDYHDIIKHPMDLSTVKRKMENRDYRDAQEFAADVRLMFSNCYKYNPPDHDVVAMARKLQDVFEFRYAKMPDEPLEPGPLPVSTALPPGLAKSSSESSSEESSSESSSEEEEEEDDEDEEEESESSDSEEERAHRLAELQEQLRAVHEQLAALSQGPISKPKRKREKKEKKKKRKAEKHRGRVGIDEDDKGSRAPRPLQPKKSKKAGGGSSAMLGHSGFGTSGGSSNKLPKKAQKTAPPVLPTGYDSEEEEESRPMSYDEKRQLSLDINKLPGEKLGRVVHIIQAREPSLRDSNPEEIEIDFETLKPSTLRELERYVLSCLRKKPRKPYTIKKPVGKTKEELALEKKRELEKRLQDVSGQLNSTKKPPKKASEKTESSSAQQVAVSRLSASSSSSDSSSSSSSSSSSDTSDSDTG, from the exons ATGCTGCAGAACGTGACTCCCCACAA GCTCCCTGGGGAAGGGAATGCAGGGTTACTGGGGCTGGGCCCAGAGGCAGCAGCACCAGGGAAAAGGATTCGAAAGCCTTCTCTGCTGTATGAGGGATTTGAGAGCCCCACGATGGCTTCTGTACCAGCTTTACAACTGACCCCTGCCAACCCACCGCCCCCCGAGGTGTCCAATCCCAAAAAGCCAGGGCGGGTAACAAACCAACTGCAGTACCTGCACAAGGTGGTGATGAAGGCCCTGTGGAAGCACCAGTTTGCCTGGCCCTTCCGGCAGCCTGTGGATGCTGTGAAGCTGGGTCTGCCG GATTACCACAAGATTATAAAACAGCCTATGGACATGGGTACTATCAAGAGGAGACTTGAAAACAATTACTACTGGGCTGCCTCGGAGTGTATGCAGGACTTCAATACAATGTTTACCAACTGTTACATTTATAACAAG CCCACCGACGACATCGTCCTAATGGCACAGACACTGGAGAAAATCTTCCTACAGAAAGTGGCAGCTATGCCCCAAGAGGAACAAGAGCTTGTGGTGACCGTCCCTAAGAACAGTCATAAGAAGGGGGCCAAGTTAGCAG CACTGCAGGGCAATATTACCGGTGCCCATCAGGTGCCTGCCGTTTCTTCTGTGTCGCATACAGCCCTGTATACACCACCGCCTGAAATACCCACCACTGTCCTCAACATTCCCCACCCGTCAGTCATCTCTGCTCCCCTTCTGAAGTCCCTGCATTCTGCTGGACCCCCACTCCTTGCTGTATCAGCAGCTCCTCCAGCTCAGCCCCTTGCCAAG AAAAAAGGCGTTAAACGGAAAGCAGATACGACCACCCCTACACCTACAGCCATCCTGGCTCCTGGCTCCCCAGCTAGTCCTCCTGGGGGTCTTGAGCCAAAGGCAGCGCGGCTTCCTCCTATGCGTAGAGAGAGTGGCCGCCCAATCAAACCCCCACGAAAAGACTTGCCTGACTCGCAGCAGCAACACCAGAGCTCTAAGAAAGGAAAGCTGTCAGAACAGCTAAAGCACTGCAATGGCATTTTGAAGGAGTTGCTCTCAAAGAAGCATGCTGCCTATGCCTGGCCTTTCTATAAACCAGTGGACGCTTCTGCTCTTGGCCTTCATGATTACCATGACATCATTAAGCATCCCATGGACCTCAGCACTGTCAAG CGGAAGATGGAGAATCGCGATTACCGGGATGCACAGGAGTTCGCTGCTGATGTTCGGCTCATGTTCTCCAACTGCTATAAGTACAACCCTCCTGACCACGATGTTGTGGCCATGGCACGAAAGTTACAG GATGTGTTTGAGTTCCGCTATGCCAAGATGCCCGATGAGCCACTGGAACCAGGGCCTTTACCGGTCTCTACCGCCTTGCCTCCTGGGTTGGCCAAATCATCTTCAGAGTCTTCAAGTGAGGAAAGTAGCAGTGAGAGCTcctctgaggaagaggaggaagaggatgatgaagatgaggaagaggagagtgaGAGCTCAGACTCTGAGGAAGAAAGGGCTCATCGCCTGGCAGAGCTGCAGGAGCAG CTTCGGGCAGTACATGAACAACTGGCTGCCCTATCCCAAGGCCCAATATCTAAGCCCAAgcggaagagagagaaaaaggagaaaaagaagaaacggAAGGCAGAGAAACATCGGGGCCGAGTTGGGATTGATGAAGATGACAAGGGGTCTCGGGCACCTCGACCGCTTCAGCCCAAGAAATCTAAGAAAGCCGGGGGTGGCAGTTCTGCTATGCTAGGCCACTCTGGCTTTGGGACTTCTGGAGGAAGTAGCAACAA GTTGCCTAAAAAGGCCCAAAAGACAGCCCCACCTGTCCTGCCCACTGGTTATGattcagaggaggaagaagaaagcaggccCATGAGTTATGATGAAAAGAGGCAGTTAAGCCTGGATATCAACAAACTACCTGGGGAGAAGTTGGGTCGAGTTGTACATATCATCCAAGCCAGGGAACCCTCTTTACGTGATTCAAATCCAGAAGAAATCGAGATTGATTTTGAAACACTCAAGCCATCCACACTCAGAGAGCTTGAGCGATACGTTTTATCCTGCCTTCGGAAGAAACCCCGGAAGCCCTATA CTATTAAGAAACCTGTGGGAAAGACAAAGGAGGAGCTAGCTTTGGAGAAAAAGCGGGAACTAGAGAAGCGGTTGCAGGACGTCAGTGGACAGCTTAACTCCACCAAAAAACCTCCCAAGAAAG CGAGTGAGAAAACAGAGTCCTCATCTGCACAGCAGGTCGCAGTGTCCCGGCTCAGCGCTTCCAGCTCCAGCTCAGACTCCAGCTCCTCTTCTTCGTCGTCCTCGTCTTCAGACACCAGCGATTCAGACACGGGCTAA